The proteins below come from a single Leifsonia sp. 1010 genomic window:
- a CDS encoding X2-like carbohydrate binding domain-containing protein gives MTRMTRARRSLRALVVTVAALGIVAAAAVPAGATPTPEPTATSTPSATPTGTPTPTATPTATGTPTAAPSATPKSESKPAAVPTPIPPAAPAVDPWAVTPYMGWSSYSMQVYSGNGKWITADQLIAQSDAMHAKLQKAGYDHINVDAGWSDGVDANGRPTPSGTLYPQGLKKVIDHVHANGQKFGVYLIPGIGPDVYNKAYPIAGAPGCTTHDIAKQPLTQADYWKIGYAIDFSNPCSQKYVDSIADQLAAWGVNFVKFDSVTPGSGISDGSVDARDDVAAWSKALKKHSIWFELSWALDINYADYWKQYANGWRVEWDVECYCGSEALTQWDNIARLFPRAADWWRHAGPGGWNDFDSLNVGNGKMDGLTPDERRTATTLWAISAAPMYTGNDLTKLDQLGVDLLTNPEVVGVDQAGVPARPVSTTTKQQVWYALNKDGSYTVALFNLGRAESDITAKWSDIGLTGSATVRDLWARKNVGRADGSFTATDVPIHGVRLLKVTPDKGATVTVNDDAQGFSYGGTWTRNGGAEVAATSQPLTVNVTDTGTPAPPTSTGPTRTTSINDTDPGIAYSGQWGYSNGRNFGDYQDDVHYAEHPGSDSFSYTFTGTGISYLTELDSSEGEADVYIDGQFVKTISANIPTASHTPQQTVFTTNDLTDGKHTLRVVMKSGQFMLLDRLDVIQPSLIDPSSVSFDTKAPAPATFSVLRDPDEFTGITANGTALKKGSDYTVSGSTVTLQPSYVATLPVGTTTLNVAFRGDYLDDVHATTATGASVSYTFTGTGVDWLAPTGPDQGVVDIYLDGKLVKQLDTHSDTRRTQQKVFSVSGLRNGKHTIMAVKESGAVMRADAVRYSVR, from the coding sequence ATGACACGCATGACGCGTGCACGACGGAGCCTGCGTGCTCTGGTCGTGACGGTCGCGGCCCTGGGGATCGTGGCCGCCGCCGCCGTCCCTGCCGGCGCGACGCCGACGCCCGAACCGACGGCCACATCGACACCATCCGCGACCCCGACCGGGACACCGACGCCCACCGCCACGCCGACCGCGACGGGCACGCCGACAGCGGCTCCCAGTGCGACTCCGAAGAGCGAGTCGAAGCCGGCCGCGGTGCCGACGCCCATCCCGCCTGCGGCCCCGGCCGTGGACCCGTGGGCCGTCACGCCCTACATGGGGTGGAGCAGCTACAGCATGCAGGTCTACTCGGGCAACGGGAAGTGGATCACCGCCGACCAGCTCATCGCCCAGTCGGACGCCATGCACGCCAAGCTGCAGAAGGCCGGCTACGACCACATCAACGTCGACGCCGGCTGGAGCGATGGCGTCGACGCCAACGGGCGCCCCACTCCGAGCGGGACTCTCTACCCGCAGGGGTTGAAGAAGGTTATCGACCACGTGCACGCCAACGGCCAGAAGTTCGGCGTCTACCTCATCCCGGGCATCGGACCCGACGTCTACAACAAGGCGTACCCGATCGCCGGCGCACCCGGATGCACCACGCACGACATCGCGAAGCAGCCGCTGACGCAGGCTGACTACTGGAAGATCGGCTACGCCATCGACTTCTCGAACCCGTGCTCGCAGAAGTACGTCGACTCGATCGCGGACCAGCTCGCCGCGTGGGGCGTGAACTTCGTCAAGTTCGACAGCGTCACCCCCGGCTCCGGCATCAGCGACGGCTCGGTGGATGCGCGCGACGACGTCGCCGCCTGGTCGAAGGCCCTCAAGAAGCACAGCATCTGGTTCGAGCTCTCCTGGGCGCTCGACATCAACTACGCCGACTACTGGAAGCAGTACGCGAACGGCTGGCGCGTGGAGTGGGACGTCGAGTGCTACTGCGGCAGCGAGGCCCTCACCCAGTGGGACAACATCGCGCGGCTCTTCCCCCGCGCCGCGGACTGGTGGCGTCACGCCGGGCCGGGCGGCTGGAACGACTTCGACTCGCTCAACGTGGGCAACGGGAAGATGGACGGCCTGACGCCGGACGAGCGCCGCACCGCCACCACGCTGTGGGCGATCTCCGCCGCACCGATGTACACCGGCAACGACCTCACGAAGCTCGACCAGCTGGGCGTGGATCTGCTCACCAACCCGGAGGTCGTCGGCGTCGACCAGGCGGGCGTGCCGGCACGTCCGGTCTCGACGACCACCAAGCAGCAGGTCTGGTACGCGCTGAACAAGGACGGCAGCTACACGGTCGCGCTGTTCAACCTGGGCCGGGCGGAGTCCGACATCACCGCGAAGTGGTCGGACATCGGGCTGACCGGATCGGCGACCGTCCGCGACCTGTGGGCACGCAAGAACGTGGGTCGCGCGGACGGCTCGTTCACGGCGACCGATGTGCCCATCCACGGCGTCCGGCTGCTCAAGGTCACGCCCGACAAGGGCGCGACGGTCACGGTCAACGACGACGCCCAGGGCTTCTCGTACGGAGGCACCTGGACGCGCAACGGCGGTGCCGAAGTCGCCGCCACCTCGCAGCCGCTGACCGTGAACGTCACCGACACGGGCACGCCGGCACCGCCGACGTCGACCGGGCCGACCCGCACCACGAGCATCAACGACACCGATCCGGGCATCGCGTACTCCGGTCAGTGGGGGTACAGCAACGGGCGCAACTTCGGTGACTACCAGGACGACGTGCACTATGCGGAGCATCCTGGCAGCGACTCGTTCTCGTACACCTTCACCGGTACCGGGATCTCGTACCTGACCGAACTCGACTCCTCGGAGGGCGAAGCGGACGTGTACATCGACGGGCAGTTCGTGAAGACGATCAGCGCCAACATCCCGACCGCCTCCCACACGCCGCAGCAGACGGTGTTCACGACGAACGACCTCACCGACGGGAAGCACACGCTCCGGGTGGTGATGAAGTCGGGGCAGTTCATGCTGCTCGACCGGCTCGACGTCATCCAGCCGAGCCTGATCGACCCGTCCAGCGTGTCGTTCGACACGAAGGCGCCGGCCCCGGCGACCTTCTCGGTGCTGCGCGACCCGGACGAGTTCACCGGGATCACCGCCAACGGCACGGCGCTGAAGAAGGGGTCCGATTACACCGTCTCCGGGTCGACCGTCACACTGCAGCCGTCGTACGTCGCGACGCTGCCCGTCGGGACGACGACCCTCAACGTGGCCTTCCGCGGCGACTACCTCGACGACGTCCACGCCACGACGGCGACCGGCGCTTCGGTGTCGTACACGTTCACCGGCACGGGAGTCGACTGGCTCGCGCCGACGGGCCCCGACCAGGGCGTGGTCGACATCTATCTGGACGGCAAGCTGGTGAAGCAGCTCGACACCCACAGCGACACCCGCCGCACCCAGCAGAAGGTGTTCAGCGTCTCGGGCCTCCGCAACGGGAAGCACACCATCATGGCCGTGAAGGAGTCGGGTGCCGTGATGCGCGCCGACGCCGTCCGCTACTCCGTCCGCTGA
- a CDS encoding acetylxylan esterase gives MSDSDALLDSAPLPTPDDYDAYWASALDDAARHPLAVRVEPVDAGLAAIEVFDISFAGADGRRVSGWLRLPRHREGRLPGVVHFNGYGAGRLDPIDDLTWPVAGFAQLVMNTHGQGGGSTGHLLDGIEDPHRSYYRGVFVDAARAVDALRSLDEVDGDRIAAIGNSQGGGIALGVGALRPDLSAVLAQAPFLTDAPQGIRLARNGPWLELRAYLSEHPDRADAVARTLAYVDGVTSARHASAPGWISDGLEDDICPPETARAAAEAYAAPVTLREWPGAGHEAGATADRRGALAVLRDRLGLAGA, from the coding sequence ATGTCCGACTCCGACGCCCTCCTGGACTCGGCACCCCTCCCCACTCCCGACGACTACGACGCCTACTGGGCGAGCGCTCTCGATGACGCCGCGCGGCATCCGCTCGCCGTTCGCGTGGAGCCGGTGGATGCGGGCCTCGCCGCGATCGAGGTGTTCGACATCTCGTTCGCGGGGGCCGACGGGCGGCGGGTGAGCGGATGGCTCCGGTTGCCGCGGCACCGCGAGGGACGGCTCCCGGGCGTCGTGCACTTCAACGGCTACGGCGCCGGACGGCTCGACCCGATCGACGACCTCACCTGGCCGGTCGCGGGCTTCGCCCAGCTGGTCATGAACACCCACGGCCAGGGCGGCGGCAGCACCGGGCACCTGCTCGATGGGATCGAGGATCCGCACCGCTCCTATTACCGTGGGGTGTTCGTGGATGCGGCTCGCGCCGTTGACGCGCTGCGCTCGCTGGACGAGGTGGACGGCGACCGGATCGCGGCGATCGGGAACAGCCAGGGCGGCGGGATCGCCCTCGGTGTCGGAGCCCTGCGGCCAGACCTCTCCGCCGTGCTGGCGCAGGCGCCCTTCCTCACGGACGCACCGCAGGGCATCCGGCTGGCCCGCAACGGGCCCTGGCTGGAGCTGCGCGCCTACCTGAGCGAGCATCCCGACCGGGCCGATGCGGTGGCGCGGACGCTGGCGTACGTGGACGGGGTCACGTCTGCCCGGCACGCGTCGGCGCCGGGATGGATCAGCGACGGTCTCGAGGACGACATCTGTCCGCCGGAGACCGCGCGCGCGGCAGCGGAGGCCTACGCGGCCCCGGTGACCCTGCGGGAGTGGCCGGGCGCCGGGCACGAGGCCGGGGCGACGGCCGACCGGCGAGGCGCGCTCGCTGTGCTCCGTGATCGCCTGGGGCTCGCGGGTGCCTGA
- a CDS encoding ROK family protein encodes MNDELRARTALLGSSSEAATRVFTTILTRSPISRIEVARLTGLSQAAVTKAVTPLVAAGLVDDSLGVTPTGLPGRPANPVAVVPDAVIALGIKVNVDELIGVATDLTTRIIASDRVELVSHDPVAVVDAIVAMCARLQEPLGDLRSSVASIGVSVSGDVDTATGVVRDSAIMGWHGVELAAALREHLDAEIVVDNDVRALTIGEHWFGVGLGTSSFAIVTIGRGIGSGLHLNGEVVEGAYGVAGEIGHLPLTSPDRVCGCGRRGCVEAVAATSAIVATVSAAHGRPVTVEEAVALAHAGDRAAVEAFGEAGAVIGLAIASLVNMVGPELVIIGGEGVVEFGLFEERLRAAYAEHVFESAGRCRIVVRPHTFEDWARGAAASAIRSLVL; translated from the coding sequence ATGAACGACGAGCTGCGAGCACGCACAGCGCTGCTCGGGTCGTCATCGGAGGCGGCGACCCGGGTCTTCACCACCATCCTCACCCGGAGCCCGATCAGCCGCATCGAGGTGGCCCGGCTCACCGGGCTGTCGCAGGCCGCCGTCACCAAGGCCGTGACGCCGCTGGTCGCCGCCGGCCTCGTCGACGATTCGCTCGGTGTCACCCCCACCGGTCTGCCCGGCCGGCCCGCGAACCCGGTCGCGGTGGTCCCGGACGCGGTGATCGCGCTCGGGATCAAGGTCAACGTCGACGAGCTGATCGGCGTGGCGACCGATCTGACCACGCGGATCATCGCCTCCGATCGCGTCGAGCTGGTGTCTCACGATCCGGTCGCGGTGGTGGACGCCATCGTCGCGATGTGCGCGCGCCTGCAGGAGCCGCTCGGCGACCTCCGGTCGAGCGTCGCCTCCATCGGCGTCTCGGTCTCGGGCGACGTGGACACCGCGACCGGCGTCGTCCGCGACTCGGCCATCATGGGCTGGCACGGTGTGGAGCTCGCCGCCGCGCTGCGTGAGCACCTCGACGCCGAGATCGTGGTGGACAACGACGTGCGGGCGCTGACGATCGGCGAGCACTGGTTCGGCGTCGGGCTCGGTACGAGCTCGTTCGCCATCGTGACGATCGGCCGCGGCATAGGCAGCGGCCTGCACCTGAACGGCGAGGTCGTGGAGGGCGCCTACGGGGTCGCGGGCGAGATCGGCCACCTGCCGCTGACGTCGCCCGACCGGGTCTGCGGGTGCGGGCGCCGCGGTTGCGTCGAGGCGGTCGCCGCGACCAGCGCGATCGTCGCGACGGTCTCCGCGGCCCACGGCCGGCCCGTCACAGTCGAGGAGGCCGTCGCGCTGGCGCACGCGGGGGATCGGGCGGCCGTCGAAGCGTTCGGCGAGGCCGGTGCCGTCATCGGACTGGCGATCGCCAGCCTGGTCAACATGGTCGGACCGGAGCTCGTCATCATCGGCGGCGAGGGCGTCGTCGAGTTCGGGCTCTTCGAGGAGCGTCTTCGCGCTGCCTATGCCGAGCACGTGTTCGAGTCCGCCGGCCGCTGCCGCATCGTCGTGCGGCCGCACACCTTCGAGGACTGGGCGCGTGGAGCGGCCGCCTCGGCCATCCGCTCCCTCGTCCTCTGA
- a CDS encoding alpha-galactosidase has protein sequence MLDGYGAVLSLRAAGTSLVIDTAGRVPRVLHWGADLGPIDEAAAETLRTTAGPALLNNSPDVPRTFSLWPTEFEGWAGTPAQEGHASGTATTPRPRTEAVRHRIDADQGGTIEIELVDQITALRTTMTLALDRFGVLSVDTTVVREAALGDAGIPYTLDALRVMLPVPERAVDILDFTGKWCRERAPQRGPLFYGSHVRRARRGKPGHDAPFLVVAGTEDLGFGRGEAWAAHLAWSGDGEYVVERLTEGAGAFSSVLGVGEGLRPGEIVLADGDRYTAPTALFVWSANGLDGLAERLHRRLRARPSHPGSPRPLTLNSWEAVYFDHDLPRLTALVERAARVGVERVVLDDGWFHGRRAADAGLGDWFVDRTVWPDGLGPLVDLVRSRGMQFGLWFEPEMVNLDSDLAREHPDWVLGPRQGLGATSRAQYVLDLTRPDAYSHVLEQISAIVEEYAVDYIKWDHNRDLSEAVSGSPGVDRPAVHEQTLALYRMLDTLRARHPHLEIETCSGGGGRVDLGILERTDRVWASDCNDPVERLQIERWTRMLLPPELIGSHLGAERSHTTSRRTDLSFRLIVALTAHAGIEWDLQEADDDELERIARWADVYRELRGLIHSGRIVNADLADDATALTGIVAQDGSRAVYTWARLVTSAPGQSGRVRFPGLDPDARYTVRVRDEFGPASRHQGADPSWITAALEPSGVDLPGSVLGVAGVPLPTLNPQQAMLFDLVRLA, from the coding sequence ATGCTCGACGGCTATGGCGCCGTTCTGAGCCTGCGAGCCGCAGGCACCTCACTCGTCATCGATACGGCGGGTCGAGTGCCTCGCGTGCTGCATTGGGGCGCGGATCTCGGGCCCATCGACGAGGCCGCCGCCGAGACCCTACGGACGACCGCCGGACCGGCGCTGCTCAACAATTCGCCCGATGTGCCGCGCACCTTCAGTCTGTGGCCGACCGAGTTCGAAGGATGGGCGGGGACGCCGGCGCAAGAGGGCCACGCCTCCGGCACCGCCACGACCCCGCGGCCACGGACGGAGGCCGTCCGGCACCGCATCGACGCCGACCAGGGCGGGACGATCGAGATCGAGCTCGTCGACCAGATCACCGCTCTGCGGACGACGATGACCCTGGCCCTCGACCGTTTCGGCGTGCTCTCGGTGGACACGACCGTCGTCCGGGAGGCCGCCCTGGGCGATGCGGGCATCCCGTACACCCTCGACGCCCTGCGCGTGATGCTGCCCGTCCCGGAGCGCGCGGTCGACATCCTCGACTTCACCGGCAAGTGGTGCCGCGAGCGTGCTCCGCAGCGGGGTCCTCTCTTCTACGGGAGCCACGTGCGCCGTGCGCGCCGCGGCAAGCCCGGCCACGATGCCCCGTTCCTAGTCGTCGCCGGCACCGAGGATCTCGGCTTCGGCCGAGGTGAGGCCTGGGCTGCGCATCTCGCATGGAGCGGCGACGGCGAGTACGTCGTCGAGCGGCTGACGGAAGGCGCCGGTGCGTTCTCGTCGGTGCTGGGCGTCGGGGAGGGGCTGCGGCCCGGCGAGATCGTGCTCGCCGACGGCGACCGGTACACCGCCCCCACCGCTCTCTTCGTGTGGTCGGCGAACGGCCTGGACGGGCTGGCGGAGCGACTCCACCGGCGCCTACGCGCTCGGCCGTCGCATCCAGGGTCCCCGCGTCCGCTCACCCTGAACTCGTGGGAGGCGGTTTACTTCGATCACGACCTGCCTCGCCTGACCGCCCTGGTGGAGCGAGCCGCCCGGGTCGGCGTCGAGCGCGTGGTGCTCGACGACGGCTGGTTCCACGGCCGCCGCGCCGCCGACGCCGGACTCGGCGACTGGTTCGTCGACCGCACCGTGTGGCCGGACGGCCTCGGGCCGCTCGTCGACCTGGTCCGGTCGCGCGGGATGCAGTTCGGGCTCTGGTTCGAGCCCGAGATGGTCAACCTCGACTCCGACCTCGCCCGGGAGCACCCCGACTGGGTGCTCGGCCCGCGCCAGGGGCTCGGAGCGACCTCCCGCGCGCAGTACGTGCTCGATCTGACCCGCCCTGACGCGTACTCCCACGTCCTCGAGCAGATCAGCGCGATCGTCGAGGAGTACGCCGTCGACTACATCAAGTGGGACCACAACCGCGATCTGTCCGAAGCCGTCAGCGGTTCGCCCGGTGTCGACCGGCCGGCCGTCCACGAGCAGACGCTCGCGCTCTACCGGATGCTCGACACCCTCCGTGCCCGCCACCCGCACCTCGAGATCGAGACCTGCTCGGGAGGCGGCGGCCGCGTCGATCTCGGCATCCTGGAACGGACCGACCGCGTCTGGGCCTCCGACTGCAACGACCCCGTCGAGCGCCTGCAGATCGAGCGCTGGACGCGCATGCTCCTCCCGCCGGAACTCATCGGCTCGCACCTCGGCGCCGAGCGCTCGCACACCACCTCCCGCCGGACGGACCTGTCGTTCCGGCTGATCGTCGCCCTCACCGCCCACGCGGGCATCGAATGGGACCTCCAGGAGGCGGACGACGACGAGCTGGAGCGGATCGCCCGCTGGGCGGACGTCTACCGCGAGCTCCGGGGGCTGATCCACTCCGGCCGGATCGTCAACGCCGATCTGGCGGACGACGCGACCGCACTCACCGGCATCGTCGCGCAGGACGGCTCGCGTGCCGTCTACACCTGGGCGCGGCTCGTGACCTCAGCGCCCGGGCAGTCCGGCCGGGTCCGGTTCCCCGGGCTCGACCCCGATGCCCGGTACACCGTGCGCGTCCGCGACGAGTTCGGTCCGGCCAGCCGGCACCAGGGCGCCGATCCGTCCTGGATCACCGCCGCCCTCGAGCCGAGCGGGGTCGACCTCCCCGGCTCGGTGCTCGGCGTCGCCGGCGTCCCCCTGCCCACCCTCAATCCGCAACAGGCGATGCTCTTCGACCTCGTCCGGCTGGCCTGA
- a CDS encoding glycosyl hydrolase family 95 catalytic domain-containing protein, with protein MTISTDTLQLAWSRPATQWEEAVPIGDGSLGAMVFGGSEGRYHVNDATVWSGTPETAADELRRVIAGGAGPERLHEVREALAAGDLDGAEELLLTFEGRYSQEFLPFVDLSVGLPGATPVDGEPARVLDLDRRIVEEALQVGGARIERVSRVSDGALLVSIRSTEPLAEVRISLSTPLRERGRSWSDGMLTLDLAVPIDGAPLHEQSVVPPLRYAERDDAPYDGFATAALAVRSDGTTETADGDLVVRHARRLSIALSSSTRAESWWAGADDEWRTVSRETIRDRAASRVLGAIAEDPGAQDDAVRRPAPARFAIGGRREGRWDVETDILRGTDDGLRATVAAEYGRYLLTSSSRPGGPAANLQGIWNGELRPAWSSNYTININTEMNYWAAGPLGVIDHAEPLISLVERLASNGRDVARELYGCRGWVAHHNTDLWGWALPVGMGHGAPSWAIWMMGGVWLTHSLWDHYEFSADEALLRDRIWPLLRGAAEFCLDWLQVGPDGRAYLAPSTSPENSYRDADGDPRSLGLTATMDLELIRSLFERCLDALDMLGGSDPVRRELEAALAVIPDPPIGRDGRLQEWSEEVTEHEPAHRHLSALVGLYPLDLITPEGTPELADAARRFLDARGPGAMGWSWAWKIALRARLGDGEAAHDLLQQALTPYDGDARRHGPVDGSEWGGLLPNLFSTHPPFQIDGNLGFPAGIAELLLQSHGGVIQLLPALPAAWPDGRVHGLRARGALSVDLEWAEGRLTTAVIRNLHSEPRTVRIRSGSTDAVVRLQPGDEHVLQGEPRLPVSTP; from the coding sequence ATGACGATCTCCACCGATACTCTGCAGCTCGCCTGGAGCCGACCCGCGACCCAGTGGGAGGAGGCCGTCCCGATCGGCGACGGCTCTCTCGGTGCGATGGTCTTCGGCGGTTCCGAGGGCCGCTATCACGTCAACGATGCGACCGTGTGGTCCGGCACTCCGGAGACCGCCGCGGACGAGCTGCGTCGCGTGATCGCCGGAGGCGCGGGCCCGGAGCGCCTGCATGAGGTGCGTGAGGCGCTCGCCGCCGGGGACCTCGATGGCGCGGAGGAGTTGCTGCTCACTTTCGAGGGGCGGTACAGCCAGGAGTTCCTCCCGTTCGTGGACCTCTCGGTCGGCCTCCCAGGCGCAACGCCGGTCGACGGCGAGCCCGCGCGCGTCCTCGATCTCGACCGCCGGATCGTCGAGGAGGCACTGCAGGTCGGGGGAGCGCGCATCGAGCGGGTGTCGCGCGTCTCCGACGGCGCACTCCTCGTCTCGATCCGCTCGACGGAGCCGCTTGCCGAGGTGCGCATCTCCCTCAGCACGCCGCTCCGCGAACGGGGGCGCTCGTGGAGCGACGGGATGCTGACCCTCGACCTCGCCGTCCCGATCGACGGGGCGCCTCTGCACGAACAGTCCGTCGTCCCGCCGCTGCGCTACGCGGAAAGGGACGACGCACCCTACGACGGCTTCGCTACCGCGGCTCTCGCGGTGCGGAGCGACGGCACGACGGAGACCGCCGATGGCGACCTCGTCGTGCGTCATGCCCGTCGGCTGTCGATCGCCCTCTCGTCGTCGACCCGCGCTGAGTCGTGGTGGGCCGGCGCGGACGACGAGTGGCGGACCGTCTCCCGTGAGACGATCCGGGACCGCGCCGCTTCCCGTGTCCTCGGCGCCATCGCCGAGGACCCGGGTGCGCAGGATGACGCCGTGCGTCGCCCTGCGCCGGCGCGGTTCGCGATCGGCGGGCGGCGCGAGGGCCGGTGGGATGTCGAGACCGACATCCTGCGGGGCACCGACGATGGACTGCGGGCGACCGTTGCGGCCGAGTACGGACGCTACCTCCTCACGTCGTCGTCGCGCCCGGGCGGCCCTGCGGCGAACCTCCAAGGCATCTGGAACGGCGAGCTCCGCCCGGCGTGGTCGTCGAACTACACGATCAACATCAACACGGAGATGAACTACTGGGCGGCCGGACCGCTCGGCGTGATCGATCACGCCGAACCGCTGATCTCGCTCGTCGAGCGTCTGGCTTCCAACGGTCGTGACGTCGCGCGGGAGCTCTACGGCTGCCGCGGTTGGGTCGCCCACCACAACACCGACCTCTGGGGCTGGGCGCTCCCCGTCGGCATGGGTCATGGCGCGCCGAGCTGGGCGATCTGGATGATGGGCGGCGTGTGGTTGACCCACTCGCTCTGGGATCACTACGAGTTCAGCGCCGACGAGGCCCTCCTGCGCGACCGGATCTGGCCGCTGCTCCGTGGCGCGGCGGAGTTCTGCCTCGACTGGCTTCAGGTCGGGCCGGACGGCCGTGCCTACCTCGCTCCGTCGACATCGCCCGAGAACTCCTACCGGGACGCCGACGGCGATCCGCGCTCCCTGGGCCTTACGGCGACGATGGACCTCGAGCTCATCCGCTCGCTCTTCGAGCGCTGCCTGGACGCACTCGACATGCTCGGCGGGAGCGACCCCGTCCGGCGCGAGCTGGAGGCGGCGCTCGCCGTCATCCCAGACCCGCCGATCGGCCGCGACGGACGGCTGCAGGAATGGTCGGAGGAGGTGACCGAGCACGAGCCAGCCCACCGGCACCTGTCCGCGCTGGTCGGCCTCTACCCGCTCGACCTCATCACGCCGGAGGGCACCCCGGAGCTCGCGGACGCGGCTCGCCGGTTCCTCGACGCGAGGGGGCCGGGTGCGATGGGGTGGTCCTGGGCGTGGAAGATCGCGCTCCGTGCGCGGCTCGGAGACGGCGAGGCGGCGCACGACCTGCTGCAGCAGGCCCTCACGCCGTACGACGGCGACGCCCGCCGGCACGGGCCGGTCGACGGCTCGGAGTGGGGCGGCCTCCTGCCGAACCTGTTCAGCACGCATCCTCCGTTCCAGATCGACGGCAACCTCGGGTTCCCGGCGGGAATCGCCGAGCTGCTCCTGCAGAGCCACGGGGGAGTCATCCAGCTGCTGCCCGCGCTGCCCGCCGCCTGGCCCGACGGTCGGGTCCACGGGCTCAGGGCCCGCGGCGCGCTCAGCGTCGACCTGGAGTGGGCGGAAGGAAGGCTGACGACGGCCGTCATCCGCAACCTCCACAGTGAGCCGCGCACCGTCCGCATCCGCTCGGGAAGCACCGACGCCGTCGTCCGTCTCCAGCCGGGAGACGAGCATGTGCTGCAGGGGGAGCCCCGGCTCCCCGTCTCCACTCCGTAA
- a CDS encoding ROK family protein: MPLDDVGTRRRPELGTPRSAEIFTRIITHGPVSRLDIGRLTGLSQAKVTKTVNPLIEGGYVTVGEHAEHSFPGRPVRPLSVVSRSMIAIGVKVNADEIFAVTVSLGNEVLGSTRRRLKSHDPESTIAAIVTSVTSLIAQLGDTAANLTGVGVSVSGDIDSTTGLVRDSPLLGWTHFPLGARLAEELDLPITVENDVRALAKSEQWFGAGRDAESFAIITIGAGIGCGIYVNDDVVVGAHGVAGEIGHLPLASSDALCVCGRRGCVEAVASSRAIRDAVSLERGEPDLTLTDVIRLAHDGDPAAVDAFERAGTAIGAAVAATVNLFGPEVVVIAGEGVMDYDLYERRFREEFLAHAFGAAANCRLVVRRHTFTDWARGAAVAALRESITVSPQQAAD; the protein is encoded by the coding sequence ATGCCACTCGATGACGTGGGCACCCGTCGGCGGCCGGAACTGGGCACTCCCCGGTCGGCCGAGATCTTCACGCGCATCATCACGCACGGACCGGTCAGCCGGCTCGACATCGGCCGTCTCACCGGCCTGTCGCAGGCGAAGGTGACCAAGACGGTCAATCCGCTCATCGAGGGCGGCTACGTGACCGTGGGCGAGCACGCCGAGCACTCCTTCCCCGGCCGCCCTGTTCGCCCCCTCAGCGTCGTCTCGCGGTCGATGATCGCGATCGGGGTCAAGGTGAATGCGGACGAGATCTTCGCCGTGACCGTCAGCCTGGGCAACGAGGTGCTCGGCTCCACCCGTCGACGGCTCAAGAGCCACGACCCGGAGAGCACGATCGCCGCCATCGTGACCTCGGTGACGTCGCTCATCGCGCAGCTCGGCGACACGGCCGCGAATCTCACCGGCGTCGGCGTCTCGGTCTCCGGCGACATCGACAGCACGACCGGACTTGTCCGCGACTCCCCCCTGCTCGGCTGGACTCACTTTCCCCTGGGCGCGCGCCTGGCGGAAGAACTTGACCTGCCCATCACCGTCGAGAACGACGTGAGGGCACTCGCGAAGTCCGAGCAGTGGTTCGGCGCGGGCAGGGACGCGGAGTCGTTCGCGATCATCACGATCGGTGCGGGCATCGGGTGCGGCATCTACGTGAACGACGACGTCGTCGTCGGCGCCCACGGCGTCGCGGGCGAGATCGGGCACCTCCCGCTCGCGTCGTCCGATGCCCTGTGCGTATGCGGCCGTCGCGGCTGCGTCGAGGCTGTCGCCTCCTCCCGGGCCATCCGCGACGCGGTGAGCCTGGAGAGAGGGGAGCCTGACCTCACCCTGACGGACGTCATCCGCCTTGCGCACGACGGCGATCCTGCAGCCGTCGACGCCTTCGAGCGGGCGGGCACGGCCATCGGTGCCGCGGTGGCCGCCACCGTGAACCTGTTCGGGCCCGAGGTGGTCGTGATCGCCGGGGAGGGGGTCATGGACTACGACCTCTACGAGCGCCGGTTCCGCGAGGAGTTCCTTGCGCACGCGTTCGGCGCCGCGGCCAACTGCCGCCTGGTCGTCCGCCGCCACACCTTCACCGATTGGGCGCGCGGCGCCGCGGTGGCCGCGCTGCGCGAATCCATCACCGTCTCGCCCCAGCAGGCCGCGGACTGA